Proteins from a single region of Phycisphaerae bacterium:
- a CDS encoding site-specific DNA-methyltransferase, translating into MQCAVTSPPYWGLRDYDIEGQIGLEASLAQYINRLVTVFNEVKRVLKDDGILWINIGDGYTSGNRGWRAPDKKNPARAMNVRPNTPDGLKPKDLLGVPWRLAFALQQDGWYLRSDIIWYKPNAMPESVKDRPTRAHEYVFMLTKSEKYYYDYEAMLEVNGRGPRNRRTVWSVNTQPFTDAHFATFPPDLIKPCILASTRRGDHVLDPFFGSGTVGVVCQEFSRNYVGVELHPDYIEMAARRLAKGTQIVLLRENIR; encoded by the coding sequence ATGCAGTGCGCGGTGACGTCGCCGCCCTACTGGGGGCTGCGCGACTACGATATCGAAGGTCAGATCGGCCTGGAGGCAAGCCTCGCGCAGTATATCAACCGACTCGTCACCGTCTTCAATGAAGTGAAGCGCGTCCTGAAGGACGACGGAATTCTGTGGATCAACATCGGCGACGGGTACACGAGCGGAAATCGGGGATGGAGAGCGCCGGACAAGAAGAATCCGGCGAGAGCGATGAACGTCAGGCCCAATACTCCGGACGGCCTGAAGCCAAAGGATCTTCTGGGCGTGCCGTGGCGTCTGGCGTTTGCGCTCCAACAGGACGGCTGGTACCTTCGAAGCGACATCATCTGGTACAAGCCGAACGCGATGCCTGAAAGCGTCAAGGATCGCCCCACTCGCGCTCACGAATACGTCTTCATGCTGACCAAGTCTGAGAAGTACTACTACGACTACGAAGCCATGCTGGAGGTGAATGGACGAGGCCCGCGGAATCGTCGAACGGTCTGGAGCGTGAACACGCAACCATTCACCGATGCGCACTTCGCGACGTTTCCGCCTGATCTGATCAAGCCGTGCATTCTCGCCTCGACCAGGCGTGGCGACCACGTGCTGGACCCGTTCTTCGGTTCCGGCACGGTGGGCGTCGTCTGCCAGGAGTTCAGCAGGAATTACGTCGGCGTCGAGTTGCACCCCGACTATATCGAGATGGCCGCCCGACGCCTTGCCAAAGGCACGCAGATCGTGTTACTCAGAGAAAACATCAGATGA
- a CDS encoding XcyI family restriction endonuclease, with amino-acid sequence MTSTTIRIPAPDLQVDFFLALAAARREYLQDALRRTVQNLDISRLDDELSDLVPPDELRGIAGRGLRGELLFAVPYLLNENPKLLGYYRLLLGFSQKAFYTADYGTTMFKAMEERGLVPRAATERLAELCKGLITAAVTMVRGIGVEHVSRNLLDDLTLLTLGPQLRGGANVTKGKVGIKTVFKVIHDIVGQYAVSADQRKIEITNAAERKVLIEFASDPDIIIRELMAPNSYRNLIAIEVKGGTDFSNIHNRLGEAEKSHQKARQAGFVECWTVTNVDRIDLGMARRESPTTNRFYRISQIMSEEGEEFEDFRNRIISSTGIPTPGIRER; translated from the coding sequence ATGACGAGCACAACGATTCGCATTCCGGCGCCCGATCTCCAAGTGGACTTTTTCCTGGCGCTGGCTGCCGCAAGGCGCGAGTATCTTCAGGACGCCTTGCGAAGGACCGTGCAGAACCTCGACATCAGCAGACTGGACGACGAGCTATCCGATCTGGTCCCGCCGGACGAATTGCGGGGAATCGCCGGACGAGGCCTGAGAGGAGAGCTTCTCTTCGCAGTCCCGTACCTCCTTAACGAGAATCCGAAACTGCTGGGATACTATCGCCTGCTGCTGGGCTTCAGCCAGAAGGCGTTCTACACCGCCGATTACGGCACGACAATGTTCAAGGCGATGGAAGAGCGCGGACTTGTACCCAGAGCGGCGACCGAGCGGCTCGCTGAGCTGTGCAAGGGGCTCATCACCGCTGCGGTCACCATGGTCCGCGGAATAGGAGTCGAACACGTATCGCGAAACCTCCTCGACGACCTGACACTTCTGACACTCGGTCCGCAGTTGCGCGGCGGGGCCAACGTGACGAAGGGCAAAGTCGGCATCAAGACCGTTTTCAAGGTGATTCACGATATTGTCGGACAATATGCCGTTTCAGCCGATCAAAGGAAGATCGAAATCACCAACGCAGCCGAGCGAAAGGTCCTGATCGAATTCGCTTCCGATCCCGACATCATCATCCGTGAACTGATGGCGCCGAACTCCTATCGAAACCTGATAGCCATTGAAGTCAAGGGTGGGACTGATTTTTCGAATATTCACAACCGCCTCGGCGAGGCGGAAAAGAGCCATCAGAAGGCGCGGCAGGCAGGGTTTGTTGAATGCTGGACGGTGACCAATGTGGACCGAATTGACCTCGGCATGGCGAGGAGGGAGTCACCCACGACAAACCGGTTCTATCGGATATCGCAGATCATGTCGGAAGAAGGTGAGGAGTTTGAGGACTTCCGCAACCGCATCATCTCGTCAACCGGCATCCCGACGCCGGGAATCAGAGAACGCTAA
- a CDS encoding DUF433 domain-containing protein, with the protein MVGVGRLSCQRGRSEIAGRNGATGKEDILKLYPYLEAADIDAALQYAAWRVEEIEVPVLRASA; encoded by the coding sequence GTGGTCGGAGTTGGAAGGCTGTCCTGTCAGCGCGGAAGATCGGAAATCGCCGGAAGGAACGGCGCCACGGGGAAGGAAGACATTCTCAAGCTGTACCCGTACCTCGAAGCCGCGGACATCGACGCGGCCCTCCAATACGCGGCGTGGCGTGTCGAAGAGATCGAGGTCCCGGTGCTTCGGGCCAGCGCATAA